The following proteins are encoded in a genomic region of Alphaproteobacteria bacterium:
- a CDS encoding terminase family protein, whose product MQLPNSWKTLPLPNLLAIEARLRWIKDARPSQLTPSHDWRLWLVLAGRGWGKTRTGAEDLARYALWNDGARLGVVAPTFADARDTCVEGESGLLHAIPRACVKKWNRSLGELILRNGSIVKLFSADEPDRLRGPQHHRVWCDELAAWARPEAFDQMMLGLRLGGDPRAVITTTPRPTLLVRSLVARAGSDLHLTRGRTGDNAANLPAALLAELKERYDGTRLGRQEMEAEILEDDAGALWKAAEIASCTVSRDRIPAMRRVVVAVDPALGHGEKNDETGIIAAGLGEDGFLYVLGDASGRFPSDIWAARAAHLAETCKATSIVVEVNAGGELLTRLLQQHAPSMICRAVRAGRSKWDRAVPIALLYEQRRVRHAGLMPELAAQMASFSFAEIARSSPDRVDALVWALDALMRVPNANPGIRML is encoded by the coding sequence ATGCAATTGCCAAACTCCTGGAAGACCTTGCCGCTGCCAAATCTCTTGGCGATCGAGGCGAGACTGCGCTGGATCAAGGACGCCCGCCCGAGCCAGCTGACGCCGTCGCATGACTGGCGGCTGTGGCTGGTGCTGGCCGGGCGTGGCTGGGGCAAGACGCGGACGGGCGCCGAGGATCTGGCGCGCTACGCGCTATGGAACGACGGCGCGCGCCTCGGCGTGGTCGCGCCGACTTTCGCCGACGCGCGCGACACCTGCGTGGAAGGCGAGAGCGGGTTGCTGCACGCGATTCCGCGCGCCTGCGTCAAGAAATGGAACCGCAGCCTGGGCGAGCTTATCTTGCGCAACGGCAGCATCGTCAAACTGTTTTCCGCCGACGAGCCCGACCGTTTGCGCGGCCCGCAGCATCACCGGGTCTGGTGCGACGAGCTTGCCGCCTGGGCGCGGCCGGAAGCGTTCGATCAGATGATGCTCGGGCTGCGGCTCGGCGGCGATCCGCGCGCCGTCATCACCACGACGCCGCGCCCGACGCTCCTGGTGCGCAGCCTTGTCGCGCGCGCCGGAAGCGACCTGCATCTCACGCGCGGGCGCACCGGCGACAATGCGGCGAATCTGCCGGCGGCCTTGCTGGCCGAACTGAAAGAGCGTTACGATGGAACCCGCCTCGGACGCCAGGAGATGGAAGCGGAGATTCTGGAAGACGACGCGGGGGCGCTATGGAAGGCGGCGGAGATCGCCTCTTGCACCGTCAGCCGCGACAGGATTCCGGCGATGCGGCGCGTCGTGGTGGCGGTCGATCCCGCCCTCGGTCATGGCGAGAAGAATGACGAGACCGGCATCATCGCCGCCGGTTTGGGCGAGGACGGCTTTCTCTACGTGCTGGGCGACGCGTCGGGGCGTTTTCCGTCCGACATATGGGCGGCGCGGGCGGCGCATCTCGCCGAAACTTGCAAGGCCACCTCCATCGTTGTTGAGGTCAATGCTGGCGGCGAACTGCTGACGCGGCTTCTGCAGCAGCACGCGCCGTCCATGATATGCCGCGCGGTGCGGGCGGGGCGGAGCAAATGGGATCGCGCGGTGCCCATCGCCTTGCTCTACGAGCAGCGCCGCGTCCGCCATGCCGGTCTGATGCCGGAGCTCGCGGCGCAGATGGCGTCATTCAGCTTCGCGGAGATCGCGCGGTCTTCACCCGACCGCGTCGATGCGCTGGTCTGGGCGCTCGATGCGCTGATGCGCGTGCCGAATGCGAATCCGGGAATAAGGATGTTGTGA
- a CDS encoding DMT family transporter — protein sequence MAHDRPHHLHGMAMGAAGYGIFTLYDTLLKQTSHAYPQWQIMATTSATSAVLVMAFALMTGGIKRLKTSRPALHFARATFSVISFGCAFYAIRHIPLTDFYGIIFAAPIISTALSILWLREHVNWQRWLAVIGGFAGIIVMLKTGIAQAPTDTARLGYFASMAAAVLNSAVMIMVRRYGQGETNVAFSFYSALYCFLLTSALLLAWGGVAYATADLALVILAGALGGGASVLMMSAFLRAPRRRRGAVPVYPDDLGHDPGLSGFPRHTANQYAHGRDDRHRQRHRHAVARSADRLCDETRRRSCRKNAMKNLRDHHPTVRGMVYAALGYFGYTVYDTCIRTTREGHYPPWQALCVIAASGLVTLAAISLARGGMQHVVTKRPGFHLGRGLVNIVSVCCSLYSVTHIQLAEFYTIIFLMPPFVALLTAFWLREPVKPSVWFAIAAGLCGALLVVAPWEKGGFAHVNFDYLVPFGSVVFSGTAMVMVRRYGQGERPLSIPFWFSALNTVLSGTLWLLLGGKPFLPGHIEMLLLVGVVSALSLLAVITAFQIASPAHVTPFQYTQFLWGALLGYWIFGDVPPPRIWVGAALVIGAGAFLLHRQARKERLKRNALPPEPH from the coding sequence ATGGCTCACGACCGCCCGCATCATCTGCACGGCATGGCGATGGGGGCCGCGGGCTACGGCATCTTTACCCTCTATGACACGCTGCTGAAACAGACCAGCCACGCCTACCCGCAATGGCAGATCATGGCGACGACCAGCGCCACGAGCGCGGTCTTGGTCATGGCGTTCGCCCTCATGACCGGCGGCATCAAGCGGCTGAAAACCTCTCGCCCCGCGCTGCATTTCGCGCGGGCCACTTTTAGCGTCATATCGTTCGGCTGCGCTTTCTACGCCATCCGCCATATTCCGCTGACCGATTTCTACGGCATCATCTTCGCGGCCCCGATCATCAGCACGGCATTGTCGATCCTGTGGCTGCGCGAGCATGTCAACTGGCAGCGGTGGCTGGCGGTGATCGGCGGCTTCGCGGGCATCATCGTGATGCTGAAGACAGGCATCGCGCAGGCTCCGACGGACACCGCGCGCCTCGGTTATTTCGCGTCCATGGCGGCGGCGGTGCTGAATTCCGCGGTCATGATCATGGTAAGGCGCTACGGCCAGGGCGAAACCAACGTGGCTTTCTCGTTTTATTCCGCGCTTTACTGTTTCCTGCTGACCTCGGCTCTGCTGCTGGCCTGGGGCGGCGTTGCCTATGCCACAGCCGATCTGGCCCTCGTCATCCTCGCCGGAGCGCTTGGCGGCGGCGCCAGCGTCCTGATGATGAGCGCCTTCCTGCGCGCGCCCCGCCGCCGCCGTGGCGCCGTTCCAGTATACCCAGATGATCTGGGGCACGATCCTGGGCTATCTGGTTTTCCACGACATACCGCAAACCAATATGCTCATGGGCGCGATGATCGTCATCGCCAGCGGCATCGCCATGCTGTGGCGCGAAGCGCGGATCGCCTATGCGATGAAACGCGCCGGCGCTCTTGCCGGAAAAACGCCATGAAAAATTTGCGCGATCATCACCCCACGGTGCGCGGCATGGTCTATGCCGCGCTCGGCTATTTCGGCTACACGGTTTACGACACCTGCATCCGCACGACGCGGGAAGGGCATTATCCGCCGTGGCAGGCGCTGTGCGTCATCGCCGCGAGCGGCCTCGTGACGCTGGCCGCGATCAGCCTCGCGCGCGGCGGCATGCAGCACGTCGTCACGAAGCGGCCGGGATTTCATCTGGGACGCGGCCTGGTCAATATCGTCAGCGTATGCTGCTCGCTCTATTCCGTGACGCATATTCAGCTCGCGGAATTCTATACCATTATCTTTCTCATGCCGCCCTTCGTCGCCTTGCTGACCGCCTTCTGGCTGCGCGAGCCGGTAAAACCCTCGGTATGGTTTGCCATCGCCGCAGGTCTGTGCGGCGCGCTGCTGGTGGTCGCGCCGTGGGAGAAAGGCGGATTCGCGCATGTGAATTTCGATTATCTTGTGCCGTTCGGCTCGGTGGTTTTCAGCGGCACGGCGATGGTGATGGTTCGCCGCTATGGCCAAGGCGAGAGACCGCTCAGCATTCCCTTCTGGTTCTCGGCGCTGAACACAGTTCTGAGCGGAACGCTATGGCTGCTGCTCGGCGGCAAGCCGTTCCTGCCTGGCCATATCGAGATGCTGCTGTTGGTCGGTGTCGTCTCCGCCCTCAGCCTGCTTGCGGTGATAACCGCCTTTCAGATCGCGAGTCCGGCTCACGTCACGCCGTTTCAATATACGCAATTCCTGTGGGGGGCGCTGCTCGGCTATTGGATATTCGGCGATGTTCCGCCGCCGCGCATCTGGGTTGGCGCGGCGCTGGTCATCGGCGCGGGAGCTTTTCTTTTGCACCGGCAGGCACGCAAGGAGCGGCTCAAGCGTAACGCTTTACCGCCAGAACCGCATTAA
- a CDS encoding EAL domain-containing protein: MHDVMTAGETALQQAKLAGRNCFSIYNANPAAEDELRESIMIATRVQQALNDNALHLAYQPVVCSTSGRILFYEALARLFSESGEPIPAAHFIPAVEKLGLAYQLDCRVMMIAVAELKAHNDLQLAVNISAGTAEHPEWPDYLERALEGRRDLASRLIVEITETVQIRDMAVARRFVDFTQGLGSRVALDDFGAGYTTVQQLTGLSVRLMKIDRAMVVGIDTNTQQQEVMRAMIALARSLNLKIVAEGVEDPKVAAWLTAEKVEMQQGYHHGHPAFDRPWNSTAA, translated from the coding sequence GTGCACGACGTCATGACGGCGGGCGAAACGGCGCTCCAGCAGGCGAAACTGGCCGGCCGCAATTGCTTCTCGATCTACAATGCCAATCCCGCCGCCGAGGACGAATTGCGCGAATCGATCATGATCGCGACGCGGGTGCAGCAGGCATTGAACGACAACGCCCTTCATCTCGCCTATCAGCCCGTGGTCTGCTCCACGTCGGGCCGGATCCTGTTTTACGAAGCCCTGGCGCGCCTGTTCAGCGAAAGCGGCGAACCGATCCCGGCGGCCCATTTCATTCCGGCGGTCGAAAAGCTCGGCCTCGCCTATCAACTGGACTGCCGCGTGATGATGATCGCGGTCGCGGAACTGAAAGCCCATAATGATTTGCAGCTCGCGGTCAATATTTCTGCGGGAACGGCGGAACATCCGGAATGGCCGGACTATCTCGAGCGCGCCCTGGAAGGCCGCCGCGATCTGGCTTCTCGCCTGATCGTCGAGATTACCGAAACCGTGCAGATCCGCGACATGGCCGTGGCCCGCCGCTTCGTCGATTTCACGCAGGGACTGGGCAGCCGGGTGGCGCTCGACGATTTCGGCGCGGGCTACACCACGGTTCAGCAGCTGACCGGCCTGAGCGTGCGGTTGATGAAAATCGACCGGGCGATGGTCGTGGGCATCGACACCAACACGCAGCAGCAGGAAGTCATGCGCGCCATGATCGCGCTGGCCCGCTCGCTCAACCTTAAGATCGTCGCCGAAGGCGTCGAAGACCCCAAGGTCGCGGCCTGGCTGACGGCGGAGAAAGTCGAAATGCAGCAGGGCTATCATCACGGCCATCCCGCTTTCGACCGGCCCTGGAACAGCACGGCGGCCTGA
- the lpxD gene encoding UDP-3-O-(3-hydroxymyristoyl)glucosamine N-acyltransferase, which translates to MMPPRSYKLKELADILGATLVGDGEIPVARVVHPSDYAGGQDLALAMDKKLLPLLREKPVAAAVFNTDGDIEDGLAAAYLRVRRPRLAMAVLTNLFAAEPEFGSGVHPSAAVDPTARIGKDAIVGPFCTVGPRAVIGEGATLQSNVTIEAGAVVGAKTVLRAGVRIGADCVIGANCLIHFNTTIGSDGFSFVTPERGSVEAAKSDGAITATNNQGLRRIASIGNVVIGDDVEIGANTSIDRGTVAATRIGRGTKIDNQVQIGHNVRIGEDCMLCGCVSIAGSATLGNRVVIGGASGVADHVIVGDDVVVMALSGVAGNAPPRQVLGGIPALPRQRLIDNMMLTNRLKFLFKQVETLTEKMKALEPADKTG; encoded by the coding sequence ATGATGCCCCCCCGTTCCTATAAGCTCAAAGAGCTTGCAGATATTTTAGGCGCTACGCTGGTCGGCGACGGTGAAATTCCGGTCGCCCGCGTCGTGCATCCCAGCGATTATGCGGGCGGCCAGGATCTGGCGCTCGCCATGGACAAGAAGCTGCTGCCGCTGCTGCGCGAAAAGCCTGTCGCCGCCGCCGTGTTCAATACCGACGGGGATATCGAAGACGGCCTCGCCGCCGCCTATCTGCGCGTGCGCCGCCCGCGCCTCGCGATGGCCGTCCTGACCAATCTGTTCGCGGCCGAGCCGGAATTCGGCAGCGGCGTCCATCCCAGCGCCGCCGTGGACCCGACGGCCCGCATCGGCAAGGACGCGATCGTCGGGCCGTTCTGCACGGTCGGCCCGCGCGCGGTCATCGGCGAAGGCGCGACGCTGCAAAGCAATGTCACCATCGAGGCCGGAGCCGTTGTCGGCGCCAAGACCGTCTTGCGCGCGGGTGTGCGCATCGGCGCGGACTGCGTGATCGGCGCGAACTGCCTCATCCATTTCAACACCACCATCGGCAGCGACGGATTCAGCTTCGTCACGCCGGAACGCGGCAGCGTGGAAGCCGCGAAGTCCGACGGCGCCATCACCGCGACCAACAATCAGGGCCTGCGCCGCATCGCCTCGATAGGCAATGTCGTGATCGGCGACGATGTGGAAATCGGCGCCAATACCTCCATCGACCGCGGCACCGTCGCGGCCACGCGGATCGGACGCGGCACCAAGATCGATAACCAGGTGCAGATCGGCCATAATGTGCGAATCGGCGAGGATTGCATGCTCTGCGGCTGCGTGAGCATCGCGGGCAGCGCGACCCTCGGCAACCGCGTCGTCATCGGCGGGGCGAGCGGCGTCGCCGATCACGTCATCGTGGGAGACGATGTCGTCGTCATGGCCCTGAGCGGCGTCGCGGGCAATGCTCCGCCGCGTCAGGTTCTGGGGGGCATTCCGGCCTTGCCAAGACAGAGGCTCATCGACAATATGATGTTAACCAATCGCTTGAAATTCCTGTTCAAACAGGTCGAAACTCTCACCGAGAAGATGAAGGCGCTTGAGCCGGCGGACAAAACCGGCTAA
- a CDS encoding TIGR01459 family HAD-type hydrolase: MSPPRLITGLSELTGKYDAFIFDLWGVIHDGKTCYPGVAPSFHALREAGKKIGIISNSPRPAASAADNIRKFGLTPDMYDVIMTSGQLTYEALRDRPDPWLQALGRRCVHFGPPHEFALYAPLGLREAATPQDADFILATGVEDVHKTLADYDSILKAALEKKLPLLCANPDLGVSQEGRHKLAAGSIAHHYADMGGDARVPYGKPHPAIFPSDSGAAGRRAGPRRDDRRQSADRYRGSAWRRHGDSMDSRRRAQAGTRRGHRHREPARLSCQT, translated from the coding sequence ATGTCCCCTCCCCGCCTCATCACCGGCCTTTCCGAACTCACCGGCAAATATGACGCTTTCATATTCGATTTATGGGGCGTGATTCATGACGGCAAGACCTGTTATCCCGGCGTCGCGCCCTCCTTTCATGCATTGCGCGAGGCCGGGAAGAAAATCGGCATTATCAGCAATTCGCCGCGCCCGGCGGCATCCGCCGCCGACAATATCCGCAAATTCGGCCTGACGCCCGATATGTATGACGTCATCATGACGTCGGGGCAGCTGACCTATGAAGCCTTGCGCGACCGGCCCGATCCGTGGCTGCAAGCGCTTGGCCGGCGATGCGTCCATTTCGGCCCCCCTCACGAATTCGCGCTCTACGCGCCGCTCGGGCTTCGGGAAGCGGCCACGCCGCAGGATGCCGATTTCATCCTGGCGACCGGCGTCGAGGATGTCCATAAGACGCTCGCGGACTACGATTCCATCCTGAAAGCGGCGCTGGAGAAAAAACTGCCGCTGCTTTGCGCCAACCCCGATCTCGGCGTGTCGCAGGAGGGTCGTCACAAGCTCGCCGCCGGTTCCATCGCGCATCATTATGCCGACATGGGCGGCGATGCCCGCGTCCCCTACGGCAAGCCGCACCCGGCGATTTTCCCATCGGACTCTGGAGCAGCTGGGCGTCGCGCCGGACCGCGCCGTGATGATCGGCGACAATCTGCTGACCGATATCGCGGGAGCGCATGGCGTCGGCATGGCGACTCTATGGATTCACGACGGCGTGCACAGGCCGGAACTCGGCGAGGCCACCGACATCGCGAGCCTGCGCGGCTTTCTTGCCAAACATGA
- the dapD gene encoding 2,3,4,5-tetrahydropyridine-2,6-dicarboxylate N-succinyltransferase, with protein sequence MQDVIESAWENRAAINKDTQGGIRDAVNAALAALDAGELRVARKENGVWSVNQWLKQAILLSFRLNDNTVIAPDAPVRWFDKIPGKFENWDEARFRASGIRAVPGGFARYGAYIGPNVVLMPSFVNIGAYVDTGTMVDGWATVGSCAQIGKNVHISGGAGIGGVLEPLQANPVIIEDNCFIGARAEVAEGAIVEEGAVLSMGVYLGASTKIVDRATGEIFMGRVPAYSVVVPGSLPGKNLPDGSPGPSLYCAVIVKRVDAATRAKTGINELLRD encoded by the coding sequence ATGCAAGACGTTATCGAATCCGCCTGGGAAAACCGCGCCGCGATCAATAAAGACACGCAAGGCGGCATACGCGATGCCGTCAATGCCGCGCTGGCCGCGCTCGACGCGGGCGAATTGCGCGTGGCGCGGAAGGAAAACGGCGTCTGGAGCGTCAATCAATGGCTTAAACAGGCCATTCTTCTGTCCTTCCGCCTCAACGACAACACAGTCATTGCCCCGGACGCGCCGGTCAGATGGTTCGATAAGATTCCGGGCAAGTTCGAGAATTGGGACGAAGCCCGCTTCCGCGCGTCAGGCATACGCGCCGTGCCGGGCGGTTTCGCGCGCTATGGAGCCTATATCGGCCCGAATGTCGTGCTGATGCCGAGCTTCGTCAATATCGGGGCATATGTCGATACCGGCACGATGGTCGATGGCTGGGCGACGGTCGGCTCCTGCGCGCAGATCGGCAAGAACGTGCATATCTCCGGCGGCGCGGGAATCGGCGGCGTGCTGGAGCCTCTGCAGGCCAACCCGGTCATCATCGAAGACAATTGCTTCATCGGCGCGCGCGCCGAAGTCGCCGAAGGCGCGATCGTCGAGGAAGGCGCGGTGCTGTCGATGGGCGTCTATCTCGGCGCGTCGACCAAGATCGTCGACCGCGCCACCGGCGAGATTTTCATGGGACGCGTGCCTGCCTATAGCGTCGTCGTGCCCGGCAGCCTGCCCGGCAAGAATTTGCCGGACGGCTCGCCCGGCCCGTCGCTTTATTGCGCCGTGATCGTCAAGCGCGTCGATGCCGCGACCCGCGCCAAGACCGGCATCAATGAATTGCTGCGGGATTAG
- a CDS encoding GIY-YIG nuclease family protein, which translates to MSGLRPTVWERGKNTPQFNTKEPFIYALIRNHGRYRTKNNIVYVGLTNSPETRFGNHEKARSIAKKRGRTEFSYAPIDFITHRDKLKRIDKAMEEIEHLLIWALGFEFNLRNERKQFTLPGMGKNGANAWHIKNTGYRFSGRMPREIVFPWMIVKVGRNRSRVS; encoded by the coding sequence TTGAGTGGTCTAAGGCCTACTGTATGGGAAAGAGGTAAAAATACTCCTCAGTTTAATACCAAAGAGCCGTTCATATATGCCCTTATCCGCAATCATGGTCGATATAGGACCAAAAATAATATTGTCTATGTAGGCCTTACAAATTCTCCTGAAACTCGTTTTGGAAATCATGAAAAGGCGCGGTCCATAGCTAAAAAGAGAGGAAGAACGGAGTTTAGCTATGCTCCAATCGATTTCATTACACATCGTGATAAACTCAAACGGATTGACAAGGCTATGGAAGAGATAGAGCATTTGCTGATATGGGCGCTTGGATTTGAATTCAATCTTAGAAATGAAAGAAAACAATTTACACTCCCTGGAATGGGAAAGAATGGGGCTAATGCTTGGCATATCAAGAATACTGGATATCGATTCAGCGGGCGTATGCCTCGTGAAATTGTATTTCCATGGATGATTGTTAAAGTAGGGCGGAACCGTTCTAGAGTCTCTTAG
- a CDS encoding LysE family transporter — protein MFEAFGVFYRGMILGLMISVPVGPIGLLCLRRTAQRGLLTGLATGLGAATADAIFGGVAAFGIAAILDWVTGWQTEITIVGGLILLGMAWAAWHKQTRLEADAAASSMGNLLKAYVTGFALTCSNPVTIIATLAVVATLGGKMTHSEASILTAGVFVGASGWWLALCGGVAVFRKMFSEKTIVYINHGTGVLLFGIAIFALVTGTQDLIAGR, from the coding sequence TTGTTTGAAGCATTCGGCGTTTTCTATCGGGGCATGATCCTGGGGCTGATGATCTCGGTGCCGGTCGGCCCTATCGGTTTGCTCTGCCTGCGGCGCACGGCGCAGCGCGGTTTGTTGACCGGCCTTGCCACCGGCCTCGGCGCGGCGACGGCCGACGCGATTTTCGGCGGCGTCGCGGCGTTCGGCATCGCCGCCATTCTCGACTGGGTGACGGGATGGCAGACCGAGATCACGATTGTCGGCGGATTGATCCTGCTCGGCATGGCGTGGGCCGCGTGGCACAAGCAGACGCGCCTCGAAGCCGACGCTGCCGCCAGCAGCATGGGCAATCTGTTGAAGGCCTATGTCACCGGCTTCGCGCTGACCTGCAGCAATCCGGTGACGATCATCGCGACATTGGCGGTGGTGGCGACCCTGGGCGGCAAGATGACCCATTCCGAGGCGAGCATCCTGACGGCGGGCGTGTTCGTCGGCGCGTCGGGCTGGTGGCTTGCTCTCTGTGGCGGCGTGGCGGTCTTTCGCAAAATGTTCAGCGAAAAGACCATCGTCTATATCAATCACGGCACCGGCGTCCTGCTGTTCGGCATTGCCATTTTCGCGCTGGTGACCGGGACGCAGGATCTGATCGCGGGACGTTAA
- a CDS encoding acyl carrier protein, whose product MTDATLTNDILDVIATKAMVERDKLALDAKLTDLSISSLDVVEIVFALEDKYGIELPFNANAQNQEFEKLGQVVALVERQIELKQGKAAVAG is encoded by the coding sequence ATGACCGATGCGACGCTGACCAACGACATCCTCGACGTCATTGCCACCAAGGCGATGGTCGAACGCGACAAACTGGCGCTTGACGCCAAACTGACCGATCTGAGCATCAGCTCGCTCGATGTCGTGGAGATCGTCTTCGCGCTCGAAGACAAATACGGGATCGAGCTGCCTTTTAACGCCAACGCCCAGAATCAGGAATTCGAGAAGCTGGGACAGGTCGTCGCGCTGGTCGAACGCCAGATCGAATTGAAGCAAGGCAAAGCGGCAGTGGCGGGGTAG
- a CDS encoding beta-ketoacyl-[acyl-carrier-protein] synthase family protein, producing the protein MRRVVITGLGVIAPIGLELASFKANLFKGEVAVKPVTFNRPSGPVQFRACPLPDYVPEQHFEPKRLNFYDRFAQFAVVAAREAWKDSGLSMNPALALRTAVILGTGAGGQNTVEDSFDKLAALGGRVHPFTIPRLMANAGASQVSMELGAQGPAYTIASACASSTHAIGTAMHMVRSGMADMAITGGSEACLTFGTLKGWEALRVMAPDFCRPFSKDRQGMMLGEGGAAFVLETLESAQARGAKIHAELAGFGMSADAKDLTTPDVDGMARAIEGALVDGGIRKEDVDYINAHGTGTRANDVTETRALYQVFGERAAMIPASSNKSMFGHALGAAGGTGDGRHRAVHRRAESAADHGLARRRSGMPARCRAQRGARDEDRCRAQEFLCLWRP; encoded by the coding sequence ATGCGCCGCGTCGTTATTACTGGCCTCGGCGTGATCGCGCCGATCGGCCTCGAATTGGCAAGTTTCAAGGCCAATCTTTTCAAAGGCGAAGTCGCGGTTAAGCCGGTGACGTTCAACCGTCCGTCCGGCCCGGTGCAGTTTCGCGCATGCCCGCTGCCCGATTACGTCCCGGAACAGCATTTCGAGCCGAAGAGGCTCAATTTTTATGACCGTTTCGCGCAATTCGCCGTCGTGGCCGCGCGCGAAGCCTGGAAAGATTCCGGCCTCTCGATGAATCCGGCGCTTGCGTTGCGCACCGCCGTCATTCTCGGCACCGGCGCGGGCGGGCAGAATACGGTCGAAGACAGTTTCGACAAGCTCGCCGCCTTGGGCGGCCGGGTGCATCCTTTCACCATTCCCCGCCTGATGGCCAATGCGGGCGCGAGCCAGGTGAGCATGGAGCTCGGCGCGCAGGGGCCGGCCTATACCATCGCTTCCGCCTGCGCCTCGTCGACGCACGCCATCGGCACCGCCATGCATATGGTGCGCAGCGGCATGGCGGACATGGCGATTACCGGCGGCTCGGAAGCCTGCCTGACCTTCGGCACGCTCAAGGGGTGGGAGGCGCTGCGCGTCATGGCGCCGGATTTCTGCCGCCCGTTCTCGAAAGACCGGCAAGGCATGATGCTGGGCGAGGGCGGGGCCGCCTTCGTTCTCGAAACGCTGGAATCCGCGCAGGCGCGCGGCGCCAAAATTCATGCCGAACTCGCCGGATTCGGCATGAGCGCCGATGCCAAGGATTTGACCACGCCCGACGTGGACGGCATGGCGCGCGCGATCGAAGGCGCGCTGGTTGATGGCGGAATCCGCAAGGAAGACGTCGATTACATCAACGCCCACGGCACCGGAACCCGCGCCAACGACGTCACCGAAACCAGGGCGCTCTATCAGGTTTTCGGCGAACGCGCCGCGATGATTCCCGCCTCGTCGAACAAATCCATGTTCGGCCATGCGCTGGGCGCGGCGGGGGGCACTGGAGATGGTCGCCACCGTGCTGTCCATCGCCGAGCAGAAAGCGCCGCCGACCATGGGCTGGCTCGGCGACGATCCGGAATGCCGGCTCGATGTCGTGCCCAACGAGGCGCGCGCGATGAAGATCGATGTCGCGCTCAAGAATTCCTTTGCCTTTGGCGGCCTTAA
- a CDS encoding DUF2333 family protein: MASLRPLFEYLGQKIDGLSSRVSLGGKMRILLLLVLIVIGGGGLAMLATDNIDADPDFAASDTIKGGSHAVAVAAALIDREVNIHHWAGNDPFFMPGHWLDNMPNYQQGIIYGLSRFTFQLSDQLGRARGSSQVDPDLDRASGLLKYPGNIWVFDPKTSLVPTAPSEAQYRRAREALLSYNQRLAEGRAVFDPRADNLMTALDSIAADLGSQSAVIEDNLHERRFWLTETPFG; the protein is encoded by the coding sequence ATGGCATCGCTACGGCCCTTGTTCGAGTATCTCGGCCAGAAAATAGACGGTCTTTCGTCCCGGGTCAGCCTGGGCGGCAAAATGAGGATTTTGCTGCTTTTGGTGCTGATCGTGATCGGTGGCGGCGGGCTGGCGATGCTGGCGACGGATAATATCGATGCCGATCCGGATTTCGCGGCCTCCGACACGATCAAGGGCGGCAGCCATGCCGTCGCCGTGGCCGCCGCGTTGATCGATCGCGAGGTCAATATTCATCATTGGGCGGGCAATGACCCGTTTTTCATGCCCGGCCACTGGCTCGACAATATGCCGAACTACCAGCAGGGCATTATTTACGGCTTGAGCCGCTTTACCTTTCAACTGAGCGATCAATTAGGGCGCGCGCGCGGCTCGAGCCAGGTCGATCCCGATCTCGATCGCGCGTCGGGGCTTTTGAAATATCCGGGCAATATCTGGGTATTCGATCCGAAGACTTCGCTGGTGCCGACCGCGCCGTCCGAAGCGCAGTACCGCCGCGCCCGCGAGGCGCTTTTGAGCTATAATCAGCGTCTCGCCGAGGGGAGGGCGGTCTTCGATCCCCGCGCCGACAATCTGATGACGGCGCTCGACAGCATTGCGGCGGATCTTGGTTCGCAATCCGCGGTCATCGAGGACAATTTGCACGAACGCCGCTTCTGGCTGACCGAAACCCCATTCGGATGA
- a CDS encoding helix-turn-helix transcriptional regulator, translated as MREKKLNRQLGQRVKQLRRLKGLTQEELADAINRSVDTVSNIERGFSSTRLDTVAQLAKVLSVTLPEMFDFPSAQEKGQEKGKAHRKEIDRLTRLLVSCPANRLPTVTKIIEQALELTTRDPS; from the coding sequence ATGCGCGAGAAGAAGCTCAATCGTCAGTTAGGCCAGAGGGTGAAGCAGTTGCGGCGTCTGAAAGGATTGACGCAGGAAGAACTCGCCGATGCGATCAACCGCAGCGTCGATACCGTCAGTAATATCGAAAGAGGATTCAGCTCGACGCGCTTGGATACGGTCGCGCAGCTTGCGAAAGTCTTGAGCGTGACGCTGCCGGAGATGTTCGACTTTCCGTCCGCGCAAGAGAAGGGACAGGAGAAGGGCAAAGCTCATCGCAAGGAGATCGACCGGCTGACTCGCCTGCTTGTTTCATGTCCTGCGAACCGTCTTCCGACCGTCACGAAAATCATCGAACAGGCGTTGGAACTCACCACTCGCGATCCGTCCTGA